In one Curtobacterium citreum genomic region, the following are encoded:
- a CDS encoding uracil-xanthine permease family protein → MGFGERLPAGRTALFAVQHLLALTGIWVFPNVIGSALKLSSDEVALMIQACFLLTGVVTILQSSRVLKLPIVQGPTAAFMVAIISSGAAYGLGTAFGSMAVAGLVFMLLTVPLKRFGLFGHVSAFVSSPIVLGTLFVIIGAQLASIGAGGWFGTAGTPSYGVLALVVTVATGLIVLLCLVVGTGILKRGAIFWGIVGGSIVALLVGQWSFPDLSAAPLVGAPHLLPYGFGVSLPVVVLMLVAFLQAGTESMGMYTMIASWGGETVDTARVNRGLFAEFAGTVLGALFGGIGTTSYPENAGIVRVSGIGSRFVTMTAGGVAVALAFFPPVSLFLAGISGPVLSAATTILFGIIAVSGIQMLAAVRWDDLNLAVGATAFIVALGAQFIPTAISSALPSSVATVVTSPMMMGMFLLLGLHGAVNHGLRPLLARRGQPRRVVTPLVPRTEGNTPA, encoded by the coding sequence GTGGGATTCGGTGAGCGACTGCCCGCCGGACGCACCGCGCTCTTCGCCGTCCAGCACCTGCTCGCCCTGACCGGCATCTGGGTCTTCCCGAACGTGATCGGCAGCGCGCTGAAGCTGTCGTCCGACGAGGTCGCCCTGATGATCCAGGCGTGCTTCCTGCTCACCGGCGTCGTGACGATCCTGCAGTCCAGCCGCGTGCTGAAGCTCCCCATCGTGCAGGGCCCGACGGCGGCGTTCATGGTCGCGATCATCTCGTCGGGCGCCGCGTACGGACTCGGGACGGCCTTCGGGTCGATGGCGGTCGCGGGACTCGTCTTCATGCTGCTCACCGTCCCCCTCAAGCGCTTCGGGCTGTTCGGGCACGTCAGCGCCTTCGTCTCCTCGCCCATCGTCCTCGGCACGCTGTTCGTCATCATCGGGGCGCAGCTCGCGTCCATCGGAGCGGGCGGCTGGTTCGGCACGGCCGGGACGCCGTCCTACGGTGTGCTCGCGCTCGTCGTGACGGTCGCCACCGGGCTGATCGTCCTGCTGTGCCTGGTCGTCGGCACCGGGATCCTCAAGCGGGGTGCGATCTTCTGGGGGATCGTCGGCGGAAGCATCGTCGCGCTCCTGGTGGGGCAGTGGTCGTTCCCCGACCTGTCGGCTGCGCCCCTGGTCGGGGCGCCGCACCTGCTGCCGTACGGCTTCGGGGTCTCCCTGCCCGTCGTGGTCCTGATGCTCGTCGCGTTCCTGCAGGCCGGCACCGAGTCGATGGGGATGTACACGATGATCGCCAGCTGGGGCGGTGAGACCGTCGACACCGCCCGGGTGAACCGCGGGTTGTTCGCCGAGTTCGCCGGCACGGTCCTGGGAGCGCTCTTCGGTGGGATCGGCACGACGTCGTACCCGGAGAACGCCGGCATCGTCCGGGTCTCCGGCATCGGCAGCCGGTTCGTCACGATGACCGCCGGGGGCGTCGCCGTCGCCCTGGCCTTCTTCCCCCCGGTCAGCCTGTTCCTGGCGGGGATCTCCGGGCCGGTCCTGTCCGCGGCGACGACGATCCTGTTCGGGATCATCGCGGTCAGCGGCATCCAGATGCTCGCCGCGGTGCGCTGGGACGACCTGAACCTCGCCGTCGGCGCCACCGCGTTCATCGTCGCCCTCGGCGCGCAGTTCATCCCGACCGCGATCTCGTCGGCGCTGCCGTCCTCGGTCGCCACGGTCGTGACCAGCCCGATGATGATGGGCATGTTCCT
- a CDS encoding helix-turn-helix domain-containing protein gives MQASTPTSADATATSAGPDAAPVPDGDDLDAVVVGIGERIRALRQKNELTLQDLAERTSLSLSMLSTVERGRTTASLGTLHAIARALGVQITTLFAQSGADDSPIVEFRDQIRDVTDGGLHRRTAAYRADLGIEVYVDDFDPHTSHARTPSQHPGDEIGVVLEGELELQLGGEIFSAAAGDVAQFSARRAHLVSNVSDRPARAVWINLRRL, from the coding sequence ATGCAGGCATCGACCCCGACCAGCGCGGACGCGACCGCCACCAGTGCCGGTCCGGACGCGGCCCCGGTGCCGGACGGCGACGACCTCGACGCGGTCGTGGTCGGCATCGGCGAGCGGATCCGGGCCCTGCGGCAGAAGAACGAACTCACGCTCCAGGACCTCGCCGAGCGCACGTCGCTGAGCCTGTCGATGCTCAGCACCGTCGAGCGCGGTCGGACCACCGCGTCGCTCGGGACCCTGCACGCCATCGCACGCGCCCTCGGGGTCCAGATCACGACGCTCTTCGCGCAGAGCGGCGCGGACGACTCACCGATCGTCGAGTTCCGCGACCAGATCCGGGACGTCACCGACGGTGGTCTGCACCGGCGGACCGCCGCGTACCGGGCCGACCTCGGCATCGAGGTCTACGTCGACGACTTCGACCCGCACACCTCGCACGCCCGGACGCCGTCCCAGCACCCGGGCGACGAGATCGGGGTCGTGCTCGAGGGTGAGCTCGAGCTGCAGCTCGGCGGCGAGATCTTCTCCGCCGCCGCCGGGGACGTCGCCCAGTTCAGTGCCCGTCGGGCGCACCTCGTGAGCAACGTGTCCGATCGGCCCGCCCGGGCGGTGTGGATCAACCTCCGCCGGCTCTGA
- a CDS encoding Rossmann-fold NAD(P)-binding domain-containing protein, producing MKINGAAPGHVATDFNDFRGTRTPDEGAAVAVRLATLPADGATGAVFEDDTQLAW from the coding sequence TTGAAGATCAACGGCGCCGCCCCCGGCCACGTCGCCACCGACTTCAACGACTTCCGCGGCACTCGCACACCCGACGAAGGTGCGGCTGTGGCGGTACGACTCGCGACCCTGCCCGCGGACGGCGCCACCGGCGCGGTCTTCGAGGACGACACGCAGCTCGCCTGGTGA
- a CDS encoding GNAT family N-acetyltransferase, which translates to MRSIVTDRLILRPWEEGDADFLFDLESRWETVRYLGADPTPMRSKSEAVASIQRRRALDHPVHGIWAIARRDSNALAGNLLLKPAHLSAGASGERPVEIGWHLHPSAQSLGFATEAAAGALTDAASRGLASVLAVTDPRNSASHRVCRRLGFAEEGITSRFYDSPQLVFSRVLSGDTPPTPASHTVR; encoded by the coding sequence ATGCGCTCGATCGTCACCGACAGACTGATTCTTCGACCTTGGGAGGAAGGCGACGCCGACTTTCTGTTCGACCTCGAATCACGCTGGGAGACCGTGAGGTACTTGGGCGCTGATCCCACGCCAATGCGGAGCAAGAGCGAGGCGGTCGCCTCGATTCAGCGACGGCGGGCACTCGACCACCCGGTGCACGGGATCTGGGCGATCGCGCGCCGAGACTCGAACGCGCTTGCGGGCAACCTCTTACTGAAGCCTGCACACCTCTCGGCTGGAGCTTCTGGCGAACGTCCCGTCGAAATTGGCTGGCACCTGCATCCGAGCGCTCAGTCGCTCGGGTTCGCGACGGAGGCCGCCGCCGGCGCCCTCACGGACGCAGCCAGTCGGGGGCTTGCTTCCGTGCTGGCGGTCACTGACCCGAGGAACAGTGCCTCGCACCGGGTATGCCGTCGCCTTGGATTCGCCGAGGAAGGGATCACGAGCCGTTTCTATGACAGCCCGCAGCTCGTCTTCTCTCGTGTTCTGTCGGGGGACACACCCCCAACTCCCGCAAGCCACACCGTCCGGTAG
- a CDS encoding IS3 family transposase (programmed frameshift) has translation MVKAYPEEFRRDVIAVARKGEASVRQVAKDFGVSESCLARWLRLADRDDGISAAAAPSGRAVEQAELRDAQKRIRLLEQENEILRRAAAYFAQFAAPKMIYPLVLELAADRIPVAVACRVLGFSKQAFYRWRASPVSNRDWDDAHLTNAAIDAHRDDPTFGYRFIADDLQAAGHRVSERRVWRLCSQQRLWSLHAKKRGLHRKAGPPVHDDRVRRAFTAPDLDRLWLTDITEHRTGEGKLYLCAIKDACSRRIVGYSISDRMRSSLAVAALQMAVQRRNPAGTVVHSDRGSQFRSKRFVRAIEDAGLLGSMGRVGACADNAAMESFFALLQKNVLNRTRWATREELRLAIITWIEATYHRKRRQRGLGKLTPIEYETIINPQVALAA, from the exons ATGGTGAAGGCGTATCCGGAAGAGTTCCGCCGTGATGTGATCGCGGTCGCTCGGAAGGGTGAGGCGTCGGTGCGGCAGGTCGCGAAGGACTTCGGAGTGTCCGAGTCCTGCCTGGCCCGCTGGCTGCGCCTCGCGGACCGCGACGACGGCATCAGCGCTGCAGCGGCTCCGTCGGGGAGAGCGGTCGAGCAGGCGGAGCTGCGGGACGCGCAGAAACGGATCCGGTTGCTCGAGCAGGAGAACGAGATCCTCCGCCGGGCGGCGGCGTACTTCGCCCAGT TCGCAGCTCCCAAAATGATCTACCCGCTGGTCCTCGAACTCGCCGCAGACCGGATCCCGGTCGCGGTGGCCTGCCGGGTGCTGGGATTCTCGAAGCAGGCGTTCTATCGGTGGCGTGCGAGCCCCGTGTCGAACCGCGACTGGGACGACGCGCACCTGACCAACGCTGCGATTGACGCGCACCGGGATGACCCGACGTTCGGGTACCGGTTCATCGCCGACGACCTCCAAGCGGCCGGCCACCGGGTTTCGGAACGGCGGGTGTGGCGGTTGTGCTCCCAGCAGCGGCTCTGGTCATTGCACGCGAAGAAACGCGGCCTGCACCGCAAGGCGGGACCACCAGTGCACGACGACCGGGTCCGACGGGCGTTCACGGCACCGGATCTGGACCGGTTGTGGTTGACGGACATCACGGAGCATCGGACCGGTGAGGGCAAGCTCTACCTCTGCGCGATCAAGGACGCGTGCTCGCGGCGCATCGTCGGCTACTCGATCAGTGACCGGATGCGTTCCTCGCTCGCCGTCGCGGCCCTGCAGATGGCAGTGCAGCGCCGGAACCCGGCCGGGACGGTCGTGCACTCGGACCGCGGCAGCCAGTTTCGTTCCAAGCGCTTCGTCCGTGCGATCGAGGACGCCGGGCTGCTTGGGTCGATGGGGCGGGTCGGGGCGTGCGCGGACAACGCGGCGATGGAATCCTTTTTCGCGCTCCTGCAGAAGAACGTCCTCAACCGGACACGATGGGCCACCCGGGAAGAGCTCCGGCTCGCGATCATCACCTGGATCGAAGCGACCTACCACCGGAAACGACGGCAACGAGGTCTCGGCAAGTTGACCCCGATCGAGTACGAGACGATCATCAACCCACAGGTCGCACTCGCGGCCTAA
- a CDS encoding amidohydrolase family protein has translation MAPQCSTQRTVLCGAGHVRLEQRSHARAPVGLLAGGSNGIVRATRRTTLGILGAEHACTRDEALELYTRAGAELLGHDLTGKITVGAPADFAVYPVDLHHAPDEALAGAHPTVSILAGEVLNHQEGSR, from the coding sequence GTGGCCCCGCAGTGCAGCACGCAGCGCACCGTCCTCTGCGGCGCTGGCCATGTACGTCTCGAGCAGCGTTCGCACGCGAGAGCGCCCGTCGGCCTGCTCGCCGGCGGATCGAACGGCATCGTCCGCGCGACCCGACGTACGACGCTCGGGATCCTCGGCGCAGAGCACGCATGCACCAGAGACGAGGCGCTCGAGCTCTACACACGCGCCGGCGCGGAGCTCCTCGGACACGACCTGACAGGAAAGATCACCGTCGGAGCACCAGCAGACTTCGCCGTCTACCCGGTCGACCTGCACCACGCCCCCGACGAAGCACTCGCCGGCGCCCACCCGACCGTCAGCATCCTCGCCGGCGAAGTGCTGAACCACCAGGAGGGGTCTCGATAG
- a CDS encoding SbtR family transcriptional regulator: protein MASAAEDGALRAALRGHATELGNEVRLAIEESEGPIDTLIAADHAEGSVRDDFSFADFRAVCAAVVSVMTPPAPTDAWHRVLTLVLTGLRPPSH from the coding sequence ATGGCCAGCGCCGCAGAGGACGGTGCGCTGCGTGCTGCACTGCGGGGCCACGCAACAGAACTCGGCAACGAGGTCCGCCTCGCGATCGAGGAGTCGGAGGGGCCGATCGACACCCTCATCGCCGCCGACCATGCCGAGGGGTCGGTCCGTGATGACTTCTCGTTCGCCGACTTTCGAGCAGTCTGTGCCGCAGTCGTATCCGTCATGACCCCGCCCGCACCCACAGACGCATGGCATCGGGTTCTCACCCTGGTGCTTACCGGGCTCCGGCCACCGTCTCACTGA
- a CDS encoding helix-turn-helix domain-containing protein, translating to MAIACRLDELLTIRGMTLVELSEHVGVSTVNLSILKNGHAKAVRFSTLEAICIALECQVGELLIQVPDAAA from the coding sequence ATGGCGATCGCCTGCCGGCTCGACGAACTCCTCACCATCCGCGGTATGACACTCGTAGAGCTTTCGGAGCACGTCGGCGTCAGCACCGTCAACCTGTCGATCCTGAAGAACGGACACGCGAAGGCCGTCCGGTTCAGCACGCTCGAAGCGATCTGCATCGCTCTCGAGTGTCAGGTCGGTGAGCTGCTCATTCAGGTACCAGACGCCGCAGCATGA
- a CDS encoding DUF6766 family protein, giving the protein MSVLLRDRPGEWTWARRNGLFLANAIVFLLCFVGMVLAGWRVSVHDALLHRQAVESLWGFLTSGDFAEATFENWESEFLQMGSYVVLTTFLFQKGSSESKPLDDDAPQDADPREQSGEHRAPWPVRRGGVALVLYENSLLLLFAVLFVGSIVGHVIGGAAAYNEEQVEHGGAVVTGWQYLGTSQFWFESMQNWQSEFLVITVMVVATVWLRQRGSSQSKPVAAPDTQTGD; this is encoded by the coding sequence ATGAGTGTGCTGCTCCGGGATCGACCCGGCGAATGGACGTGGGCCCGCCGGAACGGACTGTTCCTCGCGAACGCCATCGTCTTCCTGCTGTGCTTCGTCGGCATGGTGCTCGCGGGGTGGCGGGTGTCCGTGCACGACGCGCTGCTGCACCGTCAGGCGGTCGAGTCGCTGTGGGGGTTCCTCACGAGCGGCGACTTCGCCGAGGCGACGTTCGAGAACTGGGAGAGCGAGTTCCTCCAGATGGGGTCCTACGTGGTGCTCACGACGTTCCTCTTCCAGAAGGGGTCGAGCGAGTCGAAGCCGCTCGACGACGACGCACCGCAGGACGCCGATCCCCGGGAGCAATCGGGCGAACACCGCGCTCCGTGGCCGGTCCGTCGCGGCGGCGTGGCGCTCGTGCTGTACGAGAACTCGCTGCTGCTGCTCTTCGCCGTGCTCTTCGTCGGCAGCATCGTCGGGCACGTCATCGGCGGTGCCGCTGCGTACAACGAGGAGCAGGTCGAGCACGGCGGCGCGGTCGTGACCGGCTGGCAGTACCTCGGAACGTCGCAGTTCTGGTTCGAGTCGATGCAGAACTGGCAGTCCGAGTTCCTCGTCATCACGGTGATGGTGGTCGCGACGGTCTGGCTGCGCCAGCGGGGTTCGAGCCAGTCCAAGCCGGTAGCGGCCCCCGACACCCAGACCGGCGACTGA
- a CDS encoding alpha-L-arabinofuranosidase C-terminal domain-containing protein: MLFAPARFRASLANLREHRFVTFAVLTDTIGAGLTLPLTIVYFTITTDVPLAVIGVLSTVASLVALPIGLVGGLLEQAYDDVDYISAHAYYEEEGDMSSFLASGVNMDHFIDTVTTAADHVKAHKKSDKRIDISFDEWNVWSLSKWNEQQKTFELQDWPVAPRLLEDVYTVADAVVVGGLLITLLRHADRVASASLAQLVNVIGPIMTEPGGPAWRQTTFFPFSLTSRLANGTSLQVKASGDTVDGGKHGEVPVVDSAATVEDGKAAVFLVNRHQTETTTVTIDLAGLQVDGDVRAEGVWDDDVHAVNDLGNRERVGLRTNDTVRRDGDTITIELPPVSWTAVSIG; encoded by the coding sequence ATGCTCTTCGCCCCTGCCCGATTCCGGGCTTCACTCGCGAACCTGCGCGAACACCGCTTCGTCACGTTCGCGGTGCTGACCGACACCATCGGCGCCGGCCTCACGCTGCCGCTGACGATCGTCTACTTCACCATCACCACCGACGTGCCCCTGGCGGTCATCGGTGTCCTCTCGACCGTCGCATCACTAGTCGCCCTCCCCATCGGACTCGTCGGCGGGCTCCTCGAGCAGGCGTACGACGACGTCGACTACATCTCGGCCCACGCGTACTACGAGGAAGAGGGCGACATGTCCTCGTTCCTGGCGTCCGGCGTGAACATGGACCACTTCATCGACACGGTCACGACCGCCGCCGACCACGTCAAGGCGCACAAGAAGTCCGACAAGCGGATCGACATCTCGTTCGACGAATGGAACGTCTGGTCGCTCAGCAAGTGGAACGAGCAGCAGAAGACCTTCGAGCTCCAGGACTGGCCGGTCGCGCCGCGCCTCCTCGAGGACGTCTACACCGTCGCGGACGCGGTCGTCGTCGGCGGCCTCCTCATCACGCTGCTCCGCCACGCCGACCGCGTCGCGTCGGCGAGCCTCGCGCAGCTCGTCAACGTGATCGGCCCGATCATGACCGAGCCCGGCGGGCCGGCCTGGCGCCAGACCACGTTCTTCCCGTTCTCGCTCACGTCGCGCCTGGCGAACGGCACGTCGCTGCAGGTGAAGGCCTCCGGTGACACCGTCGACGGCGGCAAGCACGGCGAGGTCCCGGTCGTCGACTCGGCCGCCACGGTCGAGGACGGCAAGGCGGCGGTGTTCCTCGTGAACCGCCACCAGACCGAGACCACCACGGTCACGATCGACCTGGCCGGCCTGCAGGTCGACGGTGACGTCCGTGCCGAGGGCGTCTGGGACGACGACGTGCACGCCGTCAACGACCTCGGGAACCGCGAGCGCGTCGGGCTGCGGACGAACGACACGGTCCGTCGCGACGGCGACACGATCACCATCGAGCTGCCGCCGGTCTCCTGGACCGCGGTGTCGATCGGCTGA
- a CDS encoding helix-turn-helix transcriptional regulator, whose translation MTAVDAGARPVPADGTPTPHAVRLEAAGTQPEGVVHEVGGLYGGRGWSAHATEQPFTYRYTAVGDAAVTLRRSRITGAIRGAIPHTDDYVVQWLTEGTGVPDVRQDGVPMRIGTPMLFPSDREFVFAYEDYDQRLVHLSRDLVHEVSAERFHTGQVTDLALDHLRELDAEAVARWRRQMTLLAQELRHGVGTLLWHTLTREAASAFLDLYPPAAPELPAVVLLPRKARLRAAVEFVHEHLNRPLSVADIADAAGLSIRAVQEAFQRDLDTTPMNYVRRVRLERVRIELRRSDPATTSVQEVARRWGFAHLGRFAGEYLRAVGEYPRQTLRR comes from the coding sequence ATGACCGCCGTCGACGCCGGAGCACGTCCCGTCCCGGCGGACGGGACGCCCACACCCCACGCTGTCCGGCTCGAGGCCGCCGGGACGCAGCCGGAGGGCGTCGTCCACGAGGTCGGGGGCCTGTACGGCGGCCGGGGCTGGTCCGCCCACGCCACCGAGCAGCCGTTCACCTACCGCTACACCGCGGTCGGCGACGCCGCCGTCACCCTCCGACGGTCCCGGATCACCGGGGCCATCCGCGGCGCGATCCCGCACACCGACGACTACGTCGTGCAGTGGCTCACCGAGGGGACGGGGGTGCCGGACGTCCGCCAGGACGGCGTCCCGATGCGCATCGGCACGCCGATGCTGTTCCCGAGCGACCGCGAGTTCGTGTTCGCGTACGAGGACTACGACCAGCGGCTCGTGCACCTGTCCCGCGACCTCGTGCACGAGGTGTCCGCGGAGCGGTTCCACACCGGGCAGGTGACGGACCTCGCGCTCGACCACCTCCGCGAGCTCGACGCCGAGGCCGTCGCGCGCTGGCGCCGGCAGATGACGCTCCTCGCGCAGGAGCTCCGGCACGGCGTCGGAACGCTCCTCTGGCACACGCTCACGCGCGAGGCCGCCTCGGCCTTCCTCGACCTGTACCCCCCGGCGGCGCCCGAGCTGCCGGCGGTCGTGCTCCTGCCCCGGAAGGCCCGTCTGCGGGCAGCGGTGGAGTTCGTGCACGAGCACCTCAACCGTCCGCTCTCCGTCGCCGACATCGCGGACGCCGCCGGCCTCAGCATCCGCGCGGTGCAGGAGGCGTTCCAGCGGGACCTCGACACGACCCCGATGAACTACGTGCGCCGCGTCCGTCTCGAGCGGGTGCGCATCGAACTCCGACGGTCGGACCCGGCGACGACGAGCGTGCAGGAGGTCGCCCGGCGGTGGGGCTTCGCACACCTCGGCCGGTTCGCGGGCGAGTACCTCCGCGCGGTCGGCGAGTACCCGCGACAGACGCTGCGGCGGTGA
- a CDS encoding GAF and ANTAR domain-containing protein has translation MTHTADDLAAPYTVLPVDGVAISTLASPLGAETVAASNAFAARLDEIQLDLGEGPIWQAVRDRHPVLRPELGATGPDEWPTALAALRAAGTGAVYAFPMHVGTLTVGTVGLYATLGSTLSTADAPGIEGLAGRTARLVLARGLQRAVDERPGEWSSGPWSRREVHQAAGMVAAQTGTTPDDALLLLRASAFASGQSVLQVSARVLEREIDFGDPSGTDAPGRNTP, from the coding sequence GTGACGCACACCGCTGACGACCTCGCCGCTCCGTACACGGTGCTCCCGGTCGACGGTGTGGCGATCTCCACGCTGGCGTCCCCGCTCGGTGCCGAGACCGTGGCAGCGAGCAACGCGTTCGCCGCGCGGCTCGACGAGATCCAGCTCGACCTGGGCGAGGGGCCGATCTGGCAGGCGGTCCGGGACCGGCACCCGGTGCTCCGTCCCGAGCTCGGTGCCACCGGTCCGGACGAGTGGCCCACCGCGCTTGCGGCGCTCCGTGCGGCCGGGACCGGCGCGGTGTACGCCTTCCCGATGCACGTCGGTACCCTCACCGTCGGGACCGTCGGCCTCTACGCCACCCTCGGTTCGACGCTCTCCACGGCGGACGCGCCGGGCATCGAAGGACTCGCCGGGCGCACCGCCCGACTCGTCCTCGCGCGCGGCCTGCAGCGGGCGGTCGACGAACGACCGGGGGAGTGGTCCTCGGGACCGTGGTCCCGCCGCGAGGTCCACCAGGCGGCCGGCATGGTCGCCGCGCAGACGGGGACCACCCCGGACGACGCGCTGCTGCTCCTCCGGGCGTCCGCCTTCGCGAGCGGGCAGAGTGTCCTGCAGGTGTCCGCGCGGGTCCTCGAACGCGAGATCGACTTCGGTGATCCGTCGGGAACGGACGCACCGGGAAGGAACACGCCATGA
- a CDS encoding GAF and ANTAR domain-containing protein, producing the protein MTEDRERRLIDAFLTATGTLVGDYDVVEMLQTLIDDIQELFDVDAVGIMLANQQQELEVVVSTSEASALLGVLQLEAGEGPCVESYETGRTVWVADLEDMRRRWARFAEESERAGFASVHSVPLRSREAVLGSMNLFRIEPGRLNEQDAVAARALTDVATISILQQRDADQAARTQQQLQQALDSRVAIEQAKGFLAHTHRVDLDTAFAMLRAHARSHGLLLQDVARAVTERRLDLAQPESADTRR; encoded by the coding sequence ATGACCGAGGACCGAGAGCGTCGGCTCATCGACGCCTTCCTCACGGCCACGGGCACGCTCGTCGGCGACTACGACGTGGTCGAGATGCTGCAGACGCTGATCGACGACATCCAGGAGCTGTTCGACGTCGACGCGGTCGGCATCATGCTCGCGAACCAGCAGCAGGAGCTCGAGGTCGTGGTCTCGACGAGCGAGGCGAGCGCCCTGCTCGGCGTCCTGCAGCTCGAGGCCGGCGAGGGACCGTGCGTCGAGTCCTACGAGACCGGTCGGACCGTCTGGGTCGCGGACCTCGAGGACATGCGCCGCCGGTGGGCACGGTTCGCCGAGGAGTCGGAACGCGCCGGGTTCGCCTCGGTGCACTCGGTCCCGCTGCGCAGTCGGGAGGCCGTGCTCGGCTCGATGAACCTGTTCCGCATCGAGCCGGGGCGCCTCAACGAGCAGGACGCGGTGGCGGCGCGGGCGCTGACGGACGTCGCGACGATCAGCATCCTGCAGCAGCGCGACGCGGACCAGGCCGCCCGGACGCAGCAGCAGCTGCAGCAGGCGTTGGACAGCCGGGTCGCGATCGAGCAGGCCAAGGGCTTCCTGGCGCACACGCACCGCGTCGACCTCGACACCGCGTTCGCGATGCTGCGTGCGCACGCCCGGTCGCACGGGCTGCTGCTGCAGGACGTCGCCCGTGCCGTGACCGAGCGACGGCTGGACCTCGCGCAACCGGAGTCGGCGGACACCCGCCGCTGA
- a CDS encoding GrpB family protein, translating to MSEPLLAAGYELRVREPGHRLVRTPERDVHVHVYEHGAPALDAYLLLRDHLRRDAADRQRYEDVKRTLMTRSWDDMNAYADAKTEVIEAIKDRARAARTR from the coding sequence ATGTCCGAGCCGCTCCTGGCCGCCGGCTACGAGCTGCGCGTCCGCGAGCCCGGGCACCGGCTCGTCCGGACCCCGGAGCGGGACGTGCACGTCCACGTGTACGAGCACGGCGCGCCCGCGCTCGACGCGTACCTGCTGCTCCGGGACCACCTCCGCCGGGACGCCGCGGACCGCCAGCGGTACGAGGACGTCAAGCGGACGCTGATGACCCGCAGCTGGGACGACATGAACGCGTACGCCGATGCCAAGACCGAGGTGATCGAGGCGATCAAGGACCGCGCCCGGGCGGCACGGACCCGGTGA
- a CDS encoding MFS transporter — MIYLPAANAVMAEAPHPRIRGRAIGVFQTASSIGMALFPLTLGLLDSRTPWLLWLIATCVFVAAAWAWREAVRGLPQRVRVAELTDVDA; from the coding sequence ATGATCTACCTGCCCGCGGCGAACGCGGTCATGGCCGAAGCTCCGCACCCGCGAATTCGCGGTCGAGCAATCGGGGTGTTCCAGACCGCGAGCTCAATCGGCATGGCGTTGTTCCCGCTCACCCTGGGCCTGTTGGACTCACGAACGCCGTGGCTGCTGTGGCTCATCGCTACATGCGTGTTCGTCGCTGCCGCGTGGGCCTGGCGCGAAGCAGTACGAGGCCTGCCGCAACGAGTGCGAGTTGCCGAGCTGACTGACGTCGACGCGTGA
- a CDS encoding nuclear transport factor 2 family protein translates to MTIPATTLTQLVDAYLAALGSADVDAVLALFTPDAIVSSPLYGEQPARDFYPTLFADTAASVLTLRRTLVSTDDSAPTVAFWFDFDWTLSDGTPAPFSVVDVAELDLEARIQHLHIVYDTDPIRTAWEAQQAGGNPRS, encoded by the coding sequence ATGACCATCCCCGCAACGACCCTCACACAGCTCGTCGATGCATACCTCGCAGCTCTCGGATCAGCCGACGTAGACGCGGTGCTCGCCCTGTTCACGCCGGACGCGATTGTGAGCTCACCGCTTTACGGGGAGCAGCCCGCCCGCGACTTCTACCCGACATTGTTCGCCGACACGGCCGCATCCGTCCTCACGCTCCGCCGAACCTTGGTCAGCACAGACGACTCGGCTCCGACTGTTGCGTTCTGGTTCGACTTCGATTGGACGCTCTCGGACGGCACCCCTGCACCGTTCTCCGTGGTTGACGTCGCCGAGCTAGACCTGGAAGCCCGGATTCAACACCTGCACATCGTGTACGACACCGATCCCATTCGAACTGCTTGGGAAGCCCAACAGGCCGGCGGTAACCCCCGTTCATGA